In one window of Armatimonadota bacterium DNA:
- a CDS encoding nucleoside 2-deoxyribosyltransferase: MGETRKPDPDYRRLLTALRREGEPDRVPLVELHVDDPIKALFLGRGPDDDHLKWVIDFWYQAGYDYVEVCPGFGLPRESLPAADTGIHAVGERHWAKEEGNVLQTMEDVERYPWPKPNEVDYSALERAAKMLPEGMKIIPNTSGVFENTSWPMGLTSFCMALHDNPEVVEEIFRRVGELLVSIFEHLADMDEVIALWLGDDLGSNQATMVSPDLLRAYVFPWHKRLADIAHEHGMPFMLHSCGNLKAIAEDLVGYVGIDAWHSLPPNIYDMVELKREYGDRVCLIGNVDVDLLGRGTPERVRENVRYLLREVAPGGGYCLGSANSIPTYVPIENYRAMVEEARAKGAYPIALQL; encoded by the coding sequence ATGGGAGAAACCCGCAAGCCGGATCCGGACTATCGCAGGTTGCTCACGGCGCTGCGCCGCGAGGGAGAGCCGGATCGCGTCCCGCTGGTCGAGCTGCATGTGGACGATCCGATCAAAGCGCTGTTCCTCGGGCGCGGGCCGGATGATGATCATCTGAAGTGGGTCATAGACTTCTGGTATCAGGCGGGATATGACTACGTCGAGGTGTGCCCCGGCTTCGGTCTGCCGAGAGAGAGCCTGCCTGCGGCGGACACCGGCATCCACGCCGTCGGCGAACGCCACTGGGCGAAGGAGGAGGGCAACGTCCTGCAGACCATGGAGGACGTCGAGCGCTACCCGTGGCCGAAGCCGAATGAAGTGGACTACTCCGCCCTCGAACGCGCCGCGAAGATGCTGCCCGAGGGCATGAAGATCATCCCCAATACGTCGGGCGTGTTCGAGAACACCTCGTGGCCCATGGGACTGACGAGCTTCTGCATGGCGCTGCACGACAATCCCGAGGTCGTCGAGGAGATCTTCCGGCGCGTGGGCGAACTGCTGGTCAGCATCTTCGAGCATCTCGCGGACATGGATGAGGTGATCGCGCTGTGGCTCGGCGACGACCTCGGCAGCAACCAGGCGACGATGGTTTCGCCGGACCTGCTGCGCGCGTACGTCTTCCCGTGGCACAAGCGGCTCGCCGATATCGCGCACGAGCACGGGATGCCGTTCATGCTGCACTCCTGCGGCAACCTCAAGGCCATCGCAGAGGACCTGGTCGGGTACGTTGGCATTGATGCCTGGCATTCGCTCCCGCCCAACATCTACGATATGGTGGAGCTGAAACGCGAATACGGCGACCGCGTATGCCTGATCGGGAATGTGGACGTGGATTTGCTGGGCCGCGGGACTCCGGAGCGGGTGCGCGAGAACGTGCGGTACCTGCTGCGCGAGGTGGCGCCGGGCGGGGGGTACTGCCTCGGCTCCGCCAACAGCATTCCGACCTACGTGCCGATCGAGAACTACCGCGCGATGGTTGAGGAGGCGCGGGCGAAGGGGGCGTATCCGATCGCGCTCCAGCTGTAG
- a CDS encoding rhomboid family intramembrane serine protease produces MPYATDRVRKRVPYATYTLIALNILSYLGLHILSGPENVTAAQMQFGFVPSQGNWYSLITSMFVHLNVWHVFTNLLFLWVFGALIEDALGVTLFLTLLFGSQVGAQLVHAGVATGFGSANVAKPVIGASGAVAGLLGLAAVRFYRTRLRIAYWVVVKAGVIEVAAWVFIALWAGYEMCTGILSVAAERAGVRGADPVAHWAHLGGFAFGIVGALMLRLRAEGQREYFLEELRRDPLSVSGYDVIGELHRLAQEDADVPEVHHALAKQYVLERKYELAGHSYLRAVDRYLNAANRTGAAEAYEELTGCFPECLLNLRNQFGVALALEQEGRYGMAVHVFDQLAEAYPKSEEAQTSLMRAATLCVEQLADIQSALGYLERLAADYPEGRWHDYARRQSENLRRALGK; encoded by the coding sequence ATGCCATATGCGACGGATCGGGTCCGCAAGCGCGTCCCGTACGCCACATATACGCTCATCGCGCTCAACATTCTGAGCTACCTCGGCCTGCACATCCTGAGCGGCCCCGAAAACGTGACGGCGGCGCAGATGCAGTTCGGCTTCGTGCCCTCCCAGGGCAACTGGTATTCCCTCATCACCTCAATGTTCGTCCATCTCAACGTGTGGCACGTGTTCACCAACCTGCTCTTCCTATGGGTGTTCGGCGCGCTCATCGAGGATGCGCTGGGGGTCACGTTGTTCCTCACCCTGCTGTTCGGCAGCCAGGTCGGCGCGCAACTGGTGCACGCGGGGGTGGCGACGGGCTTCGGCAGCGCCAATGTGGCGAAGCCGGTGATCGGAGCGTCGGGGGCGGTCGCCGGGCTGCTCGGGCTGGCGGCGGTGCGCTTCTACCGGACGCGATTGCGCATCGCGTACTGGGTGGTGGTCAAGGCGGGAGTGATCGAGGTCGCGGCGTGGGTCTTCATCGCGCTGTGGGCGGGATACGAGATGTGCACGGGCATCCTATCCGTAGCCGCCGAGCGTGCCGGCGTGAGGGGCGCGGACCCCGTCGCGCACTGGGCACACCTCGGCGGGTTCGCCTTCGGCATCGTCGGCGCGCTCATGCTGCGCCTGCGCGCGGAGGGACAACGAGAGTACTTCCTGGAGGAACTGCGGCGCGACCCGCTCTCGGTGTCCGGGTACGACGTGATCGGCGAACTCCACCGTCTGGCGCAGGAAGACGCCGACGTGCCCGAGGTGCATCACGCGCTGGCCAAGCAGTACGTGCTGGAACGAAAGTACGAACTGGCGGGCCACTCGTACCTGCGGGCGGTTGACCGCTACCTCAACGCGGCAAACCGCACCGGCGCGGCGGAGGCGTACGAGGAGCTGACGGGCTGTTTCCCCGAGTGCCTGCTCAACCTGCGCAACCAATTCGGGGTCGCCCTGGCCCTGGAGCAGGAAGGGCGCTACGGCATGGCGGTGCACGTGTTCGATCAACTGGCCGAGGCATATCCGAAGAGCGAGGAGGCACAGACCTCGCTGATGCGCGCGGCGACGCTGTGCGTCGAGCAGCTTGCCGATATCCAGAGCGCGCTGGGCTACCTCGAGCGCCTCGCCGCCGATTACCCCGAGGGGCGGTGGCACGATTACGCCCGGCGGCAGAGCGAGAACCTCCGTCGCGCGTTGGGCAAATAG
- a CDS encoding PqqD family protein, translating to MRLGRRQPKLSKERALASYPMRNQAVEWSSSGEETVIVMRRREDWVGRLLSLFFVVPKERKLQLDRVGSYVWQGCDGQHTVAELIERLAAKYKLNRKEAEVSLTAFLRQLGKRKLIAIAVPQQDARAAKERKLRDVGADNSA from the coding sequence ATGCGTTTAGGAAGGCGACAACCGAAGCTGAGCAAGGAGCGCGCGCTCGCCTCGTACCCCATGCGAAACCAGGCGGTCGAGTGGAGCAGCAGTGGGGAGGAGACGGTGATCGTCATGCGGCGGCGCGAGGACTGGGTGGGGCGGCTGCTGTCATTGTTCTTCGTTGTGCCGAAGGAGCGGAAGCTCCAGCTCGACCGGGTTGGTTCGTACGTGTGGCAGGGCTGCGACGGCCAGCACACCGTAGCGGAGCTGATCGAGCGACTGGCGGCCAAGTACAAGTTGAACCGCAAGGAAGCCGAGGTATCGCTGACCGCCTTCCTGCGACAGTTGGGCAAGCGTAAGCTGATCGCAATCGCCGTGCCGCAGCAGGATGCACGGGCGGCGAAGGAGAGGAAACTGAGAGATGTCGGGGCAGACAACAGTGCCTGA
- a CDS encoding sugar ABC transporter substrate-binding protein produces the protein MSWRGTSILAIILMVSGLLSGCGGPPRSDGKIELHLFTWVQPEELAVNQELIAEFERQHPKLDVTIINEPGQRAMDKLQTSIAAGKAPDVMSIHGAYFLPLAAKGALLDLEPLIEGDASFDLGDFYEQILPICKYKGRLYSLPRYSSVYVLFYNKDLFDEAGVEYPDDSWTWDDYLAAARKLTRHSSDPTRARYGCVIDFWGARIYPWIWQNGGQILDETRTRCLLDQPAATEALRFLADLAHKHRVAPLISQEEARETRERFKAGRVAMFMSGAWDVQVLRRSSALRWDVAPLPKKRQRATLAGTENYAISAATAHPKEAWELFKYLLGPESQEKMAAAVEKQPSRKSVAQGPYLAAKVDYNRRVFVDALGYGKLAPNVPEWDRIAHLIQDRLDEIWIGETSVAQGMGQAAREVTKELAAAQR, from the coding sequence TTGAGCTGGCGGGGCACATCAATCCTGGCCATAATTCTTATGGTCTCCGGCCTGCTCAGCGGATGCGGGGGCCCGCCTCGATCAGACGGCAAGATCGAGCTTCACCTGTTCACCTGGGTTCAGCCCGAAGAACTCGCGGTCAACCAGGAGCTGATCGCCGAGTTCGAGCGGCAGCACCCGAAGCTCGATGTGACGATCATCAACGAGCCCGGCCAGCGCGCGATGGACAAGCTGCAGACCAGCATCGCCGCGGGCAAGGCTCCGGACGTCATGTCCATCCACGGCGCGTACTTCCTCCCCCTCGCGGCCAAGGGCGCCTTGCTCGACCTGGAGCCGCTGATTGAAGGCGATGCGTCGTTCGACCTCGGTGATTTTTACGAGCAGATTCTCCCGATCTGCAAATACAAGGGGCGCCTCTACTCCCTCCCCCGCTACTCCTCGGTTTACGTTCTGTTCTACAACAAGGACCTGTTCGACGAAGCGGGGGTGGAGTATCCCGACGACTCCTGGACCTGGGATGACTACCTCGCGGCGGCGCGGAAGCTGACGCGGCACAGCAGCGATCCGACGCGGGCGCGCTACGGGTGCGTGATTGACTTCTGGGGGGCGCGAATCTACCCCTGGATATGGCAGAACGGCGGGCAGATACTCGATGAGACGCGGACGCGCTGCCTACTCGACCAGCCCGCGGCGACAGAAGCCCTCCGGTTCCTGGCTGACCTGGCGCACAAGCACAGAGTTGCGCCGCTGATCAGCCAGGAGGAGGCGCGCGAGACGCGGGAGCGGTTCAAGGCCGGGCGGGTGGCGATGTTCATGTCCGGGGCGTGGGACGTGCAGGTGCTGCGCAGATCGTCGGCCCTGCGTTGGGACGTCGCGCCCCTGCCGAAGAAGAGGCAGCGGGCGACGCTCGCGGGGACCGAGAATTACGCCATCTCCGCCGCCACCGCACATCCCAAGGAAGCGTGGGAGCTGTTCAAGTATCTCCTCGGACCGGAAAGCCAGGAGAAGATGGCGGCGGCGGTGGAGAAGCAGCCCTCGCGGAAATCGGTCGCCCAAGGGCCGTACCTGGCGGCGAAAGTGGACTACAATCGGCGCGTATTCGTTGACGCCTTGGGGTACGGTAAACTGGCGCCGAATGTGCCGGAATGGGATCGCATCGCGCACCTGATTCAGGATCGTCTCGACGAGATCTGGATCGGCGAAACATCGGTGGCACAGGGCATGGGGCAAGCAGCGAGGGAGGTGACCAAAGAGCTGGCGGCGGCGCAGCGATGA
- a CDS encoding M28 family peptidase: MANRTPRWSASWLWLIAAALALATNSPGQAKELTSQQKRAYHRLASEVNVDNLRRHVETLASFPSRVTGYRGCKQAEEYVYGYLKSLGVEDLTKEPFVTSAPVNRGSSLELLGESGGQITIYPLWPNSVRTSQLPPEGLTGRLVWGGTGELTELSGQPLEGSIVLFDFRCGNRWLNGPRLGAKAVIFVEPDEPSIRGESESKYLSVPINIPRFWLPRRDALRVLARLESTAEVLGRLKCDMGWLLPTDETEKAGILYRGHNIIGTIAGTDSELKNEVVVINAYYDSMCIVPEIAPGAESSLGIASLLELARIFTEHRPKRTIRLLATAGHFEALTGIREYFGAHLHDLETGEHAQRPAKFLGIIPYTHDYRIKDRIHLFCALDLSSQTSRVGMFYKGYYYNYREDRQRDFSDIARVYRENGELIADELGYVRDEAFADGVNPIAGKPWRTFIPGKIALENEPFSLGGGMGVALVTTDDSRAKVDTPWDLPEYVDFRNLHRQVTFLACSFSEILNDPKMPVDDKPVFSKMTLNGGFAILRGRVVTFNPKKGLIPNQPLPGSLVTVRPGDWYGVAVGRIMKQTFMGVRGDMAQVVDEDGWFTFYGVPTINAYGARRPVYVEAYHTDAGTGDVDYAPDLGVQGHKAFSIQLYMTMGQREATVVTFPCTSIALFDIVDPQSLRTLPDMYVYDARTDAEPRSFGYAISRPEFWVSHVEDVALVFAAQTPQWELEDSVVEAPPTRVKVMMQMGPAARRFVLLNASPENPKGVGILADRSRLLARTPLRVAKDMWQLDESRIAVLRKFRIIDQALEGLHKQTDEYIQRAEEAWTRQDYAAFDGAARAAWGYEASAYPRVQATQHDVVRGVLFYLVLLIPFAFFLERLVLAAPDLRFQITYTVLIFAASFTLFRYIHPAFDILEVTPVVMLLAFIMATLATLVVVLLFGKFEAQLKALQTKIGGVHRADIGRMGVAMAAFTLGMSNMRRRRARTVLTCITLVLLTFTVLSFTSVVTGVRYNDRPSPGTPRYNGLMVRNAVWEPLEESAYRLLNNEFGEQRTVAARAWFATSLRDEQSFMRVTSTTSDKEYNVRAAVGLMPEEAKVTQPQDALVAGRWFKEGQRYEAIVPTAVAEMLNLSPADVGKAKLHFSGLDLDLVGIIGTRKMRNVKDLDNELLTPVDFIQMMKLQRAGQQQGEAGFQEYLHLSPDDVIFIPYSLAINLGAQVQSVAIDFVTPEEVKHVLRDLMPRLGFNLYAGMGDRIRRWSSMGSTAITGLLDLFIPILIAALIVLNTMLGSVYERVREIGIFSSVGLAPSHIATLFLAEAFVYAILGAILGYVIGQGTVKIIIAYNLLPGLYLNYSSLSAVASTAIVIGVVLLSTLYPARKASEVATPAVDRRWHVPEPVGDTWDIDMPFAVTGEQAVALNAFMSEWFAAYEEYSIGDFVTQDVVTEERASEHGTEYVIRLMTWLAPFDLGVSQRAELRTVPTTMEDVFEIKLTLRRESGDVSSWKRVNRRFLNTLRKQFLIWRTLRAEDRERYLTASDAAAASQQA, encoded by the coding sequence ATGGCTAATCGAACTCCGCGGTGGAGCGCGTCCTGGCTATGGCTGATAGCCGCAGCTTTGGCCTTGGCGACGAACTCGCCCGGGCAAGCCAAGGAACTCACGTCACAGCAGAAGCGCGCCTATCACCGCCTGGCCTCTGAAGTGAACGTTGACAACCTGCGCCGGCACGTCGAGACGCTCGCCAGCTTCCCCAGCCGCGTCACCGGTTACCGCGGATGCAAGCAAGCTGAGGAGTACGTCTACGGTTACCTGAAGAGCCTGGGCGTCGAGGATTTGACCAAAGAGCCATTCGTCACCAGCGCCCCGGTGAATCGCGGCTCAAGCCTCGAACTCCTGGGAGAGAGCGGCGGGCAAATCACCATATACCCGCTGTGGCCGAACAGCGTGCGCACATCGCAGTTGCCGCCCGAGGGTCTCACCGGGCGGCTGGTGTGGGGCGGCACGGGAGAGCTGACTGAACTGAGCGGGCAGCCTCTCGAAGGGAGCATCGTCCTATTCGATTTCCGCTGCGGCAACCGCTGGCTCAACGGCCCGCGGCTGGGCGCCAAAGCAGTCATTTTCGTCGAGCCGGACGAGCCTTCCATTCGCGGCGAGTCGGAATCGAAGTATCTGTCGGTACCGATCAACATCCCGCGCTTCTGGCTCCCCCGCCGGGACGCGCTGCGAGTGCTGGCGCGTCTCGAATCCACGGCTGAGGTGCTCGGCCGTCTCAAGTGCGACATGGGGTGGCTGCTTCCCACCGACGAGACGGAAAAGGCGGGCATCCTGTATCGCGGCCACAACATCATCGGCACCATCGCCGGCACCGACTCAGAGCTGAAGAACGAAGTCGTCGTCATCAACGCCTACTACGACTCGATGTGCATCGTGCCCGAGATCGCGCCCGGGGCGGAGAGCAGTCTCGGCATCGCCAGCTTGCTGGAACTGGCCCGCATCTTCACCGAGCACCGGCCGAAGCGCACGATAAGGCTGCTCGCCACGGCCGGCCACTTCGAGGCGTTGACCGGGATCCGCGAGTACTTCGGGGCCCACCTGCACGATCTCGAGACGGGCGAGCACGCGCAGCGGCCGGCGAAATTCCTGGGCATCATACCGTACACGCACGACTACCGCATCAAGGACCGGATTCACCTGTTCTGCGCGCTCGATCTGTCGAGCCAGACCTCGCGCGTCGGCATGTTCTACAAGGGCTACTACTACAATTACCGCGAGGACCGACAGCGCGACTTCTCCGACATCGCCCGCGTCTATCGCGAGAACGGCGAGTTGATCGCCGACGAGCTGGGCTACGTGCGCGACGAAGCCTTCGCCGACGGCGTCAACCCCATCGCGGGCAAGCCGTGGCGCACCTTCATCCCTGGCAAAATCGCGCTGGAGAACGAGCCGTTCTCGCTCGGCGGCGGCATGGGCGTCGCCCTGGTGACGACCGACGACAGCCGCGCCAAGGTGGATACGCCGTGGGACCTGCCGGAGTACGTTGACTTCCGCAACCTGCACCGCCAGGTGACCTTCCTGGCGTGCAGCTTCAGCGAGATACTGAACGACCCGAAGATGCCGGTGGACGACAAGCCGGTGTTCTCGAAGATGACCCTCAACGGGGGCTTCGCCATCCTGCGCGGACGCGTCGTGACATTCAACCCCAAGAAGGGGCTGATCCCGAACCAGCCGCTGCCCGGATCGTTGGTCACCGTGCGGCCTGGGGACTGGTACGGCGTGGCGGTAGGGCGCATCATGAAGCAGACCTTCATGGGCGTGCGCGGGGACATGGCGCAGGTGGTGGACGAAGACGGATGGTTCACGTTCTACGGGGTGCCGACGATCAACGCGTACGGCGCGCGGCGGCCGGTGTACGTCGAGGCGTATCACACCGACGCGGGGACCGGCGACGTTGACTACGCGCCGGACCTCGGGGTGCAGGGGCACAAGGCGTTCTCGATTCAGCTCTACATGACGATGGGGCAGCGCGAGGCGACGGTGGTGACGTTCCCGTGTACGTCGATCGCGCTGTTCGACATCGTTGACCCGCAGAGCCTGAGAACGCTGCCGGACATGTACGTCTACGACGCGCGCACGGATGCGGAGCCGCGCTCGTTCGGGTATGCCATCTCGCGGCCGGAGTTCTGGGTGTCGCACGTGGAGGACGTCGCGCTCGTGTTCGCGGCGCAGACGCCGCAGTGGGAGCTCGAGGACAGCGTGGTGGAAGCGCCGCCGACGCGGGTGAAAGTGATGATGCAGATGGGGCCGGCGGCGCGGCGCTTCGTGTTGCTCAACGCGAGTCCCGAGAACCCGAAGGGCGTGGGGATCCTTGCCGACCGCAGCAGGCTGCTGGCGCGGACGCCGCTGCGGGTGGCGAAGGATATGTGGCAGCTCGACGAATCGCGCATCGCGGTGCTGCGGAAATTCCGCATCATTGATCAGGCGTTGGAGGGTTTGCATAAGCAGACGGACGAGTACATCCAGCGTGCCGAGGAGGCCTGGACGAGGCAGGATTACGCGGCGTTCGACGGCGCCGCCCGCGCGGCGTGGGGCTACGAAGCGAGCGCATATCCGCGCGTGCAGGCGACGCAGCACGACGTCGTGCGCGGGGTGCTGTTCTACCTTGTCCTGCTCATCCCATTCGCCTTCTTCCTCGAGCGCCTCGTGCTCGCCGCGCCCGACCTGCGATTCCAGATCACGTACACGGTGCTCATTTTCGCCGCCAGCTTCACGCTCTTCCGCTACATCCACCCGGCGTTCGATATTCTCGAGGTGACGCCGGTGGTGATGCTGCTCGCCTTCATCATGGCGACGCTCGCGACACTGGTCGTGGTGCTGCTGTTCGGGAAGTTCGAGGCGCAGTTGAAGGCGCTGCAGACCAAGATCGGCGGCGTGCACCGCGCCGATATCGGGCGCATGGGGGTGGCGATGGCCGCGTTCACGCTCGGCATGAGCAACATGCGCCGTCGCCGCGCACGGACCGTGCTGACGTGCATCACGCTGGTGCTGCTCACCTTCACCGTGCTCAGTTTCACCTCGGTGGTCACCGGCGTGCGCTACAACGACCGCCCATCGCCGGGCACCCCGCGTTACAACGGGCTGATGGTGCGCAACGCCGTATGGGAGCCCTTGGAGGAGTCGGCGTACCGCCTGCTCAACAACGAGTTCGGGGAGCAGCGCACTGTCGCCGCCCGCGCGTGGTTCGCGACCTCGCTGCGCGACGAGCAGTCGTTCATGCGCGTCACCAGCACCACCAGCGATAAGGAGTACAACGTGCGCGCCGCGGTGGGGCTGATGCCGGAGGAGGCAAAGGTGACGCAGCCCCAGGACGCGCTCGTCGCGGGGCGCTGGTTCAAGGAGGGACAGCGCTACGAGGCGATCGTGCCCACCGCGGTGGCCGAGATGCTGAACCTCAGCCCGGCCGACGTCGGCAAGGCGAAACTGCATTTCTCGGGTCTGGATCTCGACCTCGTCGGTATCATCGGCACGCGCAAGATGCGCAATGTCAAGGACCTCGACAACGAGCTGCTGACGCCGGTGGACTTCATCCAGATGATGAAGCTGCAGCGCGCCGGCCAGCAGCAAGGCGAGGCGGGATTCCAGGAGTACCTGCACCTGTCGCCCGACGACGTCATCTTCATCCCGTATTCGCTGGCGATCAACCTCGGCGCGCAGGTGCAGTCGGTCGCGATTGATTTCGTCACGCCCGAGGAAGTGAAACACGTCCTGCGCGACCTCATGCCGCGCCTGGGCTTCAACCTGTACGCGGGGATGGGCGACCGCATTCGGCGCTGGAGTTCCATGGGCTCGACCGCCATCACCGGCCTGCTCGACCTGTTCATCCCGATCCTCATCGCCGCGCTCATCGTGCTCAACACGATGCTCGGTTCCGTGTACGAGCGCGTGCGCGAGATCGGCATCTTCAGCAGCGTCGGCCTCGCGCCGAGCCACATCGCGACGCTGTTCCTCGCCGAAGCCTTCGTCTACGCCATCCTGGGCGCGATCCTCGGCTACGTCATCGGCCAGGGGACGGTCAAGATCATCATCGCGTACAACCTGCTGCCGGGGTTGTACCTCAACTACTCCTCGCTGTCCGCGGTGGCGTCCACCGCGATCGTCATCGGGGTCGTGCTGCTGTCCACGCTCTACCCGGCGCGCAAGGCGTCGGAGGTGGCGACGCCGGCGGTGGATCGGCGCTGGCACGTGCCGGAGCCGGTCGGCGACACCTGGGACATCGACATGCCGTTCGCGGTGACCGGCGAGCAGGCGGTGGCGCTCAACGCGTTCATGTCGGAGTGGTTCGCGGCCTACGAGGAGTACAGCATCGGCGACTTCGTGACCCAGGACGTGGTGACCGAGGAGCGCGCCAGCGAGCACGGCACCGAATATGTCATCCGCCTCATGACGTGGCTGGCGCCGTTCGACCTCGGGGTCAGCCAGCGCGCGGAGCTGCGCACCGTGCCGACGACGATGGAGGATGTGTTCGAGATCAAGCTGACGCTGCGGCGCGAGAGCGGCGACGTCAGTTCGTGGAAGCGCGTCAACCGGCGCTTCCTCAACACGCTGCGCAAGCAGTTCCTGATCTGGCGCACGCTGCGCGCGGAGGACCGCGAGCGCTACCTGACGGCGTCGGACGCGGCCGCCGCGAGTCAGCAGGCGTGA
- a CDS encoding ABC transporter ATP-binding protein, whose translation MSTVAPSVKEYIVRTKDLAKEYTMGGTVLRALDGVAVDIKRGEYVSIMGPSGSGKSTLFNMIGGLDKPSNGTVFIDEVDMAQLDAFELAWLRCRKIGYIFQTFNLIPVMTALENVTLPMIFAGLSTDDAQIKGSKLLDRVGLGDRLNHKPSELSGGQQQRVAIARALANDPGIILADEPTGNLDLKTGKEIILLLKQMNDEQGVTIISATHDLKMIDVSDRVVWIRDGKIERIENREEIDVRVGE comes from the coding sequence ATGAGCACAGTCGCACCGAGCGTCAAGGAATACATCGTCCGCACCAAGGACCTGGCGAAAGAGTACACCATGGGCGGGACCGTGCTGCGCGCGCTGGACGGCGTGGCGGTGGACATCAAGCGCGGCGAGTACGTCTCGATCATGGGCCCGTCCGGCTCCGGGAAGTCCACGTTGTTCAACATGATCGGCGGCCTCGACAAGCCCAGTAACGGCACCGTATTCATTGACGAGGTGGACATGGCCCAGCTCGACGCCTTCGAGCTGGCGTGGCTGCGCTGCCGCAAGATCGGTTACATTTTCCAGACCTTCAACCTCATCCCCGTGATGACCGCGCTGGAGAACGTGACGCTGCCGATGATCTTCGCCGGGCTGTCCACCGACGACGCCCAGATCAAAGGGAGTAAGCTGCTCGATCGCGTCGGGCTCGGCGACCGCCTCAACCACAAGCCCTCGGAGCTGTCCGGCGGCCAGCAGCAGCGTGTCGCCATCGCCCGGGCGCTGGCCAATGATCCCGGCATTATCCTCGCCGACGAGCCCACCGGCAACCTCGATCTCAAGACCGGCAAGGAGATCATCCTGCTCCTCAAGCAGATGAACGACGAGCAGGGGGTGACCATTATCTCCGCGACCCACGACCTGAAGATGATTGACGTCTCCGACCGCGTGGTATGGATCCGCGACGGCAAGATCGAGCGCATCGAGAACCGCGAGGAGATCGACGTCCGCGTGGGCGAGAT
- a CDS encoding ABC transporter permease, whose amino-acid sequence MSGQTTVPEAKTIERQIILPWGRSVEMTLKSIFVRLGRSIITASGIFLGTAFLVSVLTQTAILRGQAELDPSVSARNIWLVTMSLLVATVGIVNSMLMAVTERYKEIGTMKCLGALDRYIVRLFLLESGMLGALGALVGALVGFLVMGAIYAVRFGTSAFAKMGPAITLFGYGFPLWAGVVGAVLLGGILSVLAAMYPAWRAAKMPPAAALRVEI is encoded by the coding sequence ATGTCGGGGCAGACAACAGTGCCTGAGGCCAAGACCATCGAGCGGCAGATCATTCTGCCCTGGGGCCGGTCGGTGGAGATGACGCTGAAATCCATCTTCGTGCGCCTGGGACGGTCGATCATCACCGCCTCGGGCATCTTCCTGGGCACTGCGTTCCTGGTGTCGGTGCTCACGCAGACGGCGATACTGCGCGGCCAGGCGGAATTGGACCCGAGCGTCAGCGCGCGCAACATCTGGCTGGTGACGATGTCCCTGCTGGTGGCCACGGTGGGCATCGTCAACTCGATGTTGATGGCGGTGACGGAACGCTACAAGGAAATCGGCACGATGAAGTGCCTGGGCGCGCTCGACCGTTACATCGTGCGCCTGTTCCTGTTGGAGTCAGGGATGCTGGGCGCGCTCGGAGCATTGGTCGGCGCGCTCGTCGGTTTCCTGGTTATGGGTGCGATCTACGCGGTTCGCTTCGGCACCAGCGCGTTCGCCAAAATGGGGCCGGCGATAACCCTGTTCGGCTACGGATTCCCCTTGTGGGCGGGAGTTGTCGGAGCCGTGCTGTTGGGCGGCATCTTGTCGGTGCTGGCCGCGATGTACCCCGCGTGGCGCGCGGCGAAGATGCCCCCGGCGGCGGCGCTGCGCGTGGAGATCTAA